The genomic stretch TGGTGGCACCGGCTGCCGGCGAGCGCTTGCGTTTTGCCGGGCGGGTCAGCGGGGCGCTTGAGTTCGAGGGCGTGCACCTGCGCGCGCTCGATGCAGTCTTCGACGAGGCCGGCGTCAGCCTTGCGGGTGGCGATGGGGGCCCGGGGCTGGCCTTCGGGCCGTTGAGCGGTCATGTGCCATGGCGCCACGGTCTGCCGACGCGCGGGGAGCTGCAGATCGGAGGCGGGCGCTGGCAAAAGCTTGCACTCGGTGCATTTGACCTTGGCGTCAGCATCGACGAGCGCAGCATCCGTGTCGATCGGGTGCGTATTCCGCTGCTTGATGGCGCGCTGGTATTTGGCGAGACGGTCCTGAATGCCGGGAGTGAGGGCTGGGTGGGCAAGGGAAGTCTGGTCATCGAGCCGGTGTCGATGCGCCTGCTCACCGATGCACTGGACCTGCCGTCAATGTCCGGCGTGCTGTCGGGCTCGATTCCGGGGCTGCGCGCGTCACCAGGCGAGGTCGTGCTGGACGGGACGACGGTGGTCTCCGTGTTCGACGGTTATCTGCGGGCAACCGGGCTCAGGGTTCTGGAACCCTTTGGCGTCGGTTCGCACCTCACCGCCGACATTGAGGCGCGTCATCTCGATCTTGAGCAACTGACCGAAACCTTCAGCTTCGGCACTATTACGGGCTTCGTTGATGCCGACGTTCGTCGGCTGGAGTTGGTGCGCTGGCGTCCGGTGGGCTTCGATGCGCGGGTCAGCAGCAGTCCGGGGCGTTATCCGCGACGCATCAGCCAGCGAGCTGTGCAGAACATCAGTGCGCTGGGCGGGCCGGGCGCAATGGCAGCGATTCAGCGCAGCCTGCTCGGGTTCTTCGACACCTTCGGCTATCGGGAAATCGGGCTCGGTTGTGTTCTGAAGTCAGGTGTGTGCGAGATGAGCGGCATCGGCGACGGTGCGGAGGCGGGGCGCTTCGTGATCGTCAGTGGCGGCGGAATCCCGGCTCTGGATGTCATCGGCTACAATCGACGCGTGGATTGGCGCGAACTGGTCGAGCGCCTTCAGCGTGTCATCGAAGGCAATGCTGCGGCCGAGGTGCGCTGAAGCGGGCGGTACGGAGTGCCGCGTAACGAAGGAGGTGACATGTCGCCAAGCTTGCGAAACGTGTTGTTGGGCGCGCTGGTTCTGACCAGCAGTGCCTGTGTCACGATCAATATCTATTTCCCGGCCGCTGCGGCGGAGAAGGCTGCGGACCGGATCATCGACGAAGTGTGGCAGTTGCGGGAAGATGCTGCCGTGCCCGCCAAGCCGCCTGCGGAGGAAAAGAAACCATGAAACTCGCTCCCCTGATTTGTGCGGTGCTCCTGAGCGTTTCGCTCTCGGTTGCAGCGCAGGGCAATCTCGAGATCGATTCTCCGGCAATCGGTGCGCTCAAGCAGTCGATGCACCAACGCCACTCGCAGCTTGCGCCGCTGTACCAGTCGGGTGCGGTGGGGCTTGCGGATGATGGCTCAGTGGCGCTGCACAGTGCCGGCAATGTGCCCCTGGCTCAGCGCGGTCAGGTCAATGCCCTGATCGCGGCCGAGAACGCTGATCGTAGCGCCCTCTATCGTGAAATTGCGCGTGCCAACGGGCACCCCGAGTGGGAGTCGGACGTGCGTAACACCTTTGCCAAGCGCTGGGTGCAGCGGGCGCAGCCCGGTTGGTGGGTGCAGCAGGGCGGAGGCTGGGTTCAGAAGTGATGCCGACCCTGATTTTCGATATCGAAACCATTCCCGACGTGGATGGGATCCGACGCCTCAACGAGTTGCCGGATGATCTCTCCGACTTCGAGGTGGCGGAGTTCGCCTTCCAGCAACGGCGGGCGAGCCACGGGAATGATTTCCTGCCTCATCATCTGCAGCGGGTGGTGACGATTTCATGCGCCATGCGCGATGCGAATCAGTTCCGCGTGTTCTCGCTATCGGAGCCGGAGTCGAACGAGGGGCAGATCATCCAGCGTTTCTTCGACGGGGTGGAGCGCTTCACCCCGCAGATCGTGTCCTGGAACGGCGGCGGCTTCGATCTTCCGGTGCTTCACTACCGCGGCATGCTCCATGGCGTAGCTGCGCCCCGCTACTGGGACCTGGGTGACGGCGACTACGCCGATTCGCGGGATTTCAAGTGGAACAACTACATCAGTCGCTACCACACGCGGCATCTCGATCTGATGGACATGCTGGCAATGTATTCGCCACGTGCCAATGCGCCGCTGGATGATCTGGCAAAGCTCATGGGGTATCCCGGCAAGCTCGGCATGGACGGATCTGCTGTATGGGCCGCCTGGCAGGAGGGGCGCATCGCTGAGATTCGCGACTACTGCGAGACTGACGTGGTGAATACTTACCTCGTGTTCCTGCGTTTTCAGCGCATGCGCGGCCACCTCGATGCGGCCGGCCTTGCGAGCGAACTGGCTGTGGTGCGCGAAGCGCTGGGGCGGATCGGCGCTCCGCACTGGGAGGCGTTCTTGGCCGAATGGCCCGAGATTTAATTTTTTTGAAGAAAGTTTTAAAAATAGTTTGACACCTGTCGTGAAGTGCCTATAATTCGCGGCTCTTAGCAGGCGCGTAGCTCAGCTGGTTAGAGCACCACCTTGACATGGTGGGGGTCGTTGGTTCGAGTCCAATCGCGCCTACCAACACTTGGAGTCGATTTGCCATGTTCCGAACTCATACCAAGGCCGGAAACTGAACAGGTCGGGTCCGCTTGTCTGCTTGAGGAAAAAGTGCGGTTCGACCGCACTTTTTTTTCGTCCACGTTTTGTGCAGTGCAACCAAGGTCGCATTACCAGAGCTGTCACTTTTCATCAGCTCACCCAGTCTAGAGGCTAGAGATCATGCTGAATATCACGCTTCCCGATGGTTCCATTCGTCAGTTCGACCATCCGGTTACTGTGGGTGAGGTCGCCGCTTCGATCGGTGCGGGGCTGGCCAAGGCTTCGCTGGCGGGGCGTGTGGATGGCCGTCTGGTTGATCTCTCGCACCGCATCGAATCCGATGCTGCGCTGGCAATCATTACCGACAAGAATCCGGAAGGTCTCGAGGTCATTCGTCATTCGACGGCGCACTTGCTGGCGCACGCGGCGAAAGAGCTGTTCCCGGAAGCGCAGGTGACGATCGGGCCAGTGATCGACAATGGCTTCTACTACGATTTCTCCTATCATCGCCCGTTCACGCCGGAAGAT from Parazoarcus communis encodes the following:
- a CDS encoding 3'-5' exonuclease, whose protein sequence is MPTLIFDIETIPDVDGIRRLNELPDDLSDFEVAEFAFQQRRASHGNDFLPHHLQRVVTISCAMRDANQFRVFSLSEPESNEGQIIQRFFDGVERFTPQIVSWNGGGFDLPVLHYRGMLHGVAAPRYWDLGDGDYADSRDFKWNNYISRYHTRHLDLMDMLAMYSPRANAPLDDLAKLMGYPGKLGMDGSAVWAAWQEGRIAEIRDYCETDVVNTYLVFLRFQRMRGHLDAAGLASELAVVREALGRIGAPHWEAFLAEWPEI
- a CDS encoding YdbL family protein, whose product is MKLAPLICAVLLSVSLSVAAQGNLEIDSPAIGALKQSMHQRHSQLAPLYQSGAVGLADDGSVALHSAGNVPLAQRGQVNALIAAENADRSALYREIARANGHPEWESDVRNTFAKRWVQRAQPGWWVQQGGGWVQK